The nucleotide sequence TGACGCTGTACATGTCGGGGGGCTGACGCTGTACGGCTCGGGCTTCGGCAACTATAATCAGGATATACAGGTACGAATGTATTACAGTCAGAGGAGACAAGTAGAACATGATTAATCGTAAAATATCGACGTCTGAGGGCGGCAAGAAACTACACCGTATGCTCAGAAATTTAATGCCTAACATACCGCTAGGACAGATCTATAAGATGATCGACCAAGGCAAAGTTAAAGTAAACGGGAAGCGTAAAAATCAAAATTATGAGTTGGTCGCAGGGGATGAGCTAACGATCTATGTGGAAGATGCAGCTTATCAAGAGGCGAGTATTGGTCAAAAGAAGACCAAGTACGTAGGGGTTAATGCGAATATTAATGTCGTCTATGAAGATGTGGAGCTACTTGTTGTAGATAAGCCAGTAGGAATGCTAACACACCCGGATCAACCGGATCAGAAGGACACGTTGATAAACCGTGTTCATGCTTACCTATACCGTAAGGGGGAGCTGGATAGTCCGCTGTTTATGCCCGCCACTGCAAATCGCTTGGATCGCAATACAAGTGGACTGGTACTCGTCGGTAAGACAGCAGGCATGCTGCACCAGCTTAATCAATGGATTCAAAAGCATGAGTTGCAAAAATATTACGTGACGATTGTTGAAGGTAAACTGGTCGGCGAAGGTACGTTGTCAGGTGACTTAATTCGCGACGAGAAGAAGAACCGGACTCATGTCGTCAATCGTCCATCTGATGCGTTGCGTCATGGCGGTGTGGAACAAGCTAAGTCGGCTGAAACTCGCTATCAGGTGTTGCATACGGGGAACGATTACTCACTTGTGGAAGTGGAACTGATCAGTGGCCGTACGCATCAGATTAGAAGCCATTTTCAAGATATGGGGCATTCGTTGCTTGGTGATGTGAAGTATGGAGGCAGACGGTTCGGCGATATCAATTATCAGCTGCTGCATGCTTGGCGGATCGTGTTGCCAGACGGGCGAGAGTTTAAGGCTCAACTGCCAGCAGAAATGCTGGGAGTTGCGCATCGCCTAGGCTTTCAAGTGTAGGGATGTCGGGAATATCTGAGCGAAGGGGATATCGACAATGCAGGAGTATACGAAGGTATTAACCGAGTGGTATCGAAGTCATGCGAATGCACAAAAAGCGAAAGCGATGGAAGCGTATTTGCGTGATCAATATCCATTTCTCGGAATTAAGACGCCAGAGCGAAGACAGTTACTGAAACAATTTAAAGCAGAACATGGAATGCCTAACAAAGATC is from Candidatus Cohnella colombiensis and encodes:
- a CDS encoding RluA family pseudouridine synthase; the protein is MINRKISTSEGGKKLHRMLRNLMPNIPLGQIYKMIDQGKVKVNGKRKNQNYELVAGDELTIYVEDAAYQEASIGQKKTKYVGVNANINVVYEDVELLVVDKPVGMLTHPDQPDQKDTLINRVHAYLYRKGELDSPLFMPATANRLDRNTSGLVLVGKTAGMLHQLNQWIQKHELQKYYVTIVEGKLVGEGTLSGDLIRDEKKNRTHVVNRPSDALRHGGVEQAKSAETRYQVLHTGNDYSLVEVELISGRTHQIRSHFQDMGHSLLGDVKYGGRRFGDINYQLLHAWRIVLPDGREFKAQLPAEMLGVAHRLGFQV